The window TAGCGAAGACTTTAGTCATTGAGTTTGTAGCGAGGACTTTAGTCCGAAAATAAAATTCCTAGCGAAGACTTTAGTCATTGAGTTTGTAGTGAGGACTTTAGTCCGAAAATAAAATTCCTAGCGAAGACTTTAGTCCTTGAGTTTGTAGTGAGGACTTTAGTCCGAAAATAAAATTCCTAGCGAAGACTTTAGTCCTTGTAGTAGCGGCGCTAAAGCGCCGACTACGAACTAATAGTTGTAGGAATGCCTGTAGTTTGTAGTGAGGACTTTAGTCCTTGCAGTAGCGGCGCTAAAGCGCCGACTACGAACTAATAGTTGTAGCTAACAATAATCATGACAAAACGCAAAGCTTTACCTCCCAACATAATTATTAAACTCGGAAAATTTGTTTGGACAACAATGTGGCAAATTATGATGTCCAAACTCGCACCGCGTAACTCTTCTGGCGAGTATATTCGTCCTAGCAGTCAGTTTAGAAACTGGATAAACCAAGACGCAGAAAATGCTTATCAACCAGCTACAGAACGTTACCATCTTTATGTGGGAATGAGTTGTCCTTGGGCGCATCGAACTTTAGTTGTTAGGGCGTTAAAAGGATTAGAAAAAGCTATTTCTGTATCTGTGGTTTCTCCTTCTCCTGTTGAAGGTGGTTGGATATTCAATGAACCAGAAAAAGGTTGTCGAAGTTTAGCCGAACTTTATCAATTAGCTAAACCAGGTTACACCGGGCGAAATACAGTTCCGGTTTTGTGGGATAAGCAAACTAACACTATTGTTAATAACGAAAGTGCGGAAATTATTATCATGCTAAACTCGGAATTTAATGAGTTTGCGGATAAACCTAATTTAGACCTTTATCCAGCAGAATTGCAGGAAAAAATTGACTGTTGGAATGACAAAGTTTATCACGCAGTTAATAATGGTGTATATCGCTGTGG is drawn from Oscillatoria salina IIICB1 and contains these coding sequences:
- a CDS encoding glutathione S-transferase family protein yields the protein MTKRKALPPNIIIKLGKFVWTTMWQIMMSKLAPRNSSGEYIRPSSQFRNWINQDAENAYQPATERYHLYVGMSCPWAHRTLVVRALKGLEKAISVSVVSPSPVEGGWIFNEPEKGCRSLAELYQLAKPGYTGRNTVPVLWDKQTNTIVNNESAEIIIMLNSEFNEFADKPNLDLYPAELQEKIDCWNDKVYHAVNNGVYRCGFAQTQAAYNQAYEKLFATLDEIDSVLETSRYLCGNQLTLADVRLFTTLFRFDIAYYGLFKCNRRRIQDYQNLGGYLRDLYQLPGVAETCNQEAVKHDYYGNLFPLNPGGIIPQGPELTNLLEPHDRAKFPVSI